From a single Gavia stellata isolate bGavSte3 chromosome 5, bGavSte3.hap2, whole genome shotgun sequence genomic region:
- the KIAA0232 gene encoding uncharacterized protein KIAA0232 homolog isoform X1, which yields MRPICTVVVDGLPSESSSSSYPGPVSVSEMSLLHALGPVQTWLGQELEKCGIDAMIYTRYVLSLLLHDSYDYDLQEQENDIFLGWEKGAYKKWGKSKKKCSDLTLEEMKKQAAVQCLRSASDESSGIETLVEELCSRLKDLQSKQEEKIHKKLEGSLSPETDLSPTAKDQVEMYYEAFPPLSEKPVCLQEIMTVWNKSKVCSYSSSSSSSTVPPTSTDTSSPKDCNSESEVTKDRSNKVSATVQERTQQKKSKNEKENKFSNNTVEEKPVLYKKQVRHKSEGKMRPRSWSSGSSEAGSSSSGNQGEYKASMKCIKVRHKTREVRNKKGRNGQSRLSVKSGEKADRKVHSGSSSSSSSGSIKQLCKRGKRPLKEIGRKEAGSSDGKDLYLDSRNEKEYKEEPLWYTEPITEYFVPLSRKSKLETTYRNREDICGVTSEAVEELSESVHGLCISNNNIHKTYLAAGTFIDGHFVEMPAVLNEDIDLAGTSICSQPEDDKYLDDVHLSELTHFYEVDIDQSMLDPGASDTMQGESRILNMIRQKSKEKTDFEAECCIVLDGMELQGESAIWTDSTSSVGAEGWFLQDLSNLAQFWECCSSSSSGDADGESFGGDSPIRFSPVLDSTMLNSHMLAGNQELFSDINEGSGINSCFSVFEVQCSNSVLPFSFETLNLGNENADSSSTANILGKTQSRLLIWTKNSAFDENEHCSNLSTRTCSPWSHSEETRSDNETLNIPYEESTQFNAEDINYVVPRVSSSYVDEEILDFLPEESCQQQARTLGEMPTLIFKKKSKLESVCGIQLEQKAESKDYETTQGCSESSPHGDGYSSGVIKDIWTNMTDRNSAAMVEIEGIEDELFSTDVNNYCCCLDTEAKAETLQEPNKAVQRSEYHLWEGQKENLEKRAFVSNDLSKVDGGDYTTPSKPWDVNQDKENSFILGGVYGELKTFNSDGEWAVVPPSHSKGSLLQCAASDVVTIAGTDVFMTPGNSFAPGHRQLWRPFVSFEQNEQSKSGDNGLNKGFSFIFHEDLLGACGNFQVEEPGLEYSFSSFDLNNPFSQVLHVECSFEPEGIASFSPSFKPKSILCSDSDSEVLHPRICGVDRTQYRAIRISPRTHFRPISASELSPGGGSESEFESEKDEGGIAVPSQADVFEDPQADLKPLEEDAEKEGHYYGKSELESGKFLPRLKKSGMEKSAQTSLDSQEESAGMLPVGNKDPCLECSMKESLDGRAMESSKVNCRIVEPREETGRFCSCKAGCHFPTYEDNPVSSGELEERMSGSQEKQCWWEKALYSPLFPASQCEECYTNAKGENGVGEFADVKEISNDDEHLLDFNMVSSVYEARCADDINAEAKPNGFRKKIYSSDSSSSEDTASEGGSEWADPCEEELFSRTQL from the exons ATGCGCCCTATCTGTACAGTTGTTGTGGATGGTTTGCCATCTGAAAGCTCCTCAAGCTCTTATCCAGGCCCTGtatctgtttctgaaatgtctCTGCTACATGCTTTGGGTCCAGTGCAGACCTGGCTGGGACAAGAGCTAGAGAAGTGTGGCATTGATGCCATGATTTATACTCGGTATGTCCTCAGTCTTCTGCTGCATGATAGCTATGACTACGACCTGCAGGAACAG gAGAATGACATCTTCCTGGGCTGGGAAAAGGGAGCTTACAAGAAATGGggaaagagtaagaaaaagtGCTCTGATCTAACActagaggaaatgaaaaaacaggCTGCTGTCCAGTGTCTTCGCTCTGCTTCTGATGAA AGCTCTGGGATTGAAACGCTAGTGGAGGAGCTTTGCTCCAGGCTGAAAGACCTTCAGAGTAAGCAAG aggAGAAGATTCACAAAAAGTTAGAAGGCTCTTTGTCTCCCGAGACTGATTTATCTCCCACAGCAAAGGATCAAGTAGAAAt gtACTATGAagcatttcctcctctttctgaaAAGCCAGTTTGCCTGCAGGAAATTATGACTGTATGGAATAAATCCAAAGTATGCTCTTACTCTAGCTCCTCATCTTCGTCCACTGTTCCACCAACTAGCACAGATACATCTTCTCCAAAGGACTGCAACAGTGAAAGTGAAGTAACTAAAGACAGAAGTAATAAAGTATCTGCCACTGTACAGGAAAGAACccagcagaagaaaagtaaaaatgagaaagaaaacaagtttagtAACAACACTGTTGAAGAGAAGCCTGTTTTATACAAAAAGCAAGTCCGACATAAGTCTGAGGGAAAGATGCGTCCTCGCTCTTGGTCATCTGGATCCAGTGAGGCTGGCTCAAGTTCTAGTGGTAATCAAGGTGAATACAAGGCATCAATGAAGTGTATTAAAGTAAGACACAAAACAAGAGAGGTTCGAAATAAAAAAGGGCGTAATGGGCAAAGCAGGCTTTCAGTGAAATCTGGTGAAAAGGCTGATAGAAAAGTCCACAGCGGAAGCAGTAGCAGCAGTAGCAGCGGGTCCATCAAACAGCTGTGCAAAAGAGGTAAAAGGCCATTAAAAGaaattggaagaaaagaagCTGGTAGTAGCGATGGGAAAGATTTGTATTTagacagcagaaatgaaaaggaatataaagaaGAACCCTTGTGGTATACTGAGCCGATTACAGAGTACTTTGTTCCTCTtagcagaaaaagcaagctGGAGACTACATACCGCAACAGAGAAGATATATGTGGCGTAACATCAGAGGCTGTAGAAGAGTTGTCTGAATCAGTGCATGGTCTTTGTATTAGCAACAATAATATTCATAAAACATACCTCGCAGCAGGTACTTTCATCGATGGTCACTTTGTAGAAATGCCTGCAGTTCTAAATGAGGATATTGACCTCGCTGGGACCTCAATATGTTCTCAACCAGAGGACGACAAATATTTAGATGATGTTCATCTGTCAGAACTAACACACTTCTATGAAGTGGATATTGATCAATCCATGTTGGATCCTGGTGCCTCAGATACGATGCAAGGGGAGAGTCGGATTTTAAATATGATTCGAcaaaagagtaaagaaaaaactgATTTTGAGGCAGAATGTTGCATAGTGTTAGATGGAATGGAGTTGCAAGGGGAAAGTGCAATATGGACAGATTCGACCAGCTCTGTTGGTGCTGAAGGGTGGTTCTTGCAAGACCTTAGTAATTTAGCTCAGTTTTGGGAGTGCTGTTCATCTTCTAGTTCTGGTGATGCAGATGGGGAAAGTTTTGGAGGAGATTCTCCAATCAGATTCTCCCCCGTCTTAGACAGCACAATGCTTAATTCACACATGCTTGCTGGCAATCAAGAGCTCTTTTCAGATATTAATGAAGGGTCTGGTATAAActcttgtttttcagtgtttgaagtGCAATGCAGTAACTCTgttttaccattttcttttgaaacactCAACTtgggaaatgaaaatgcagattCTAGTAGCACTGCTAATATTCTTGGGAAAACACAGTCTAGATTGCTAATATGGACCAAAAATAGTGCCTTTGATGAAAATGAACACTGTTCCAATCTTTCAACAAGAACCTGTAGTCCATGGTCACACTCGGAAGAAACACGTTCAGACAATGAGACTTTAAATATTCCATATGAAGAATCCACGCAATTTAATGCAGAAGATATTAATTATGTAGTTCCTAGAGTGTCTTCGAGTTATGTAGATGAAGAAATTCTAGATTTTTTGCCAGAAGAATCCTGCCAGCAACAAGCTAGAACTTTAGGAGAAATGCCCactttgattttcaaaaaaaaatctaagctaGAATCTGTCTGTGGTATTCAGCtagaacaaaaagcagaaagtaaaGACTATGAAACTACACAAGGGTGTAGTGAAAGCAGTCCACATGGAGATGGCTACAGCTCAGGGGTTATTAAAGATATTTGGACAAATATGACAGACAGAAATTCTGCAGCAATGGTAGAAATAGAAGGAATAGAAGATGAATTGTTTTCAACTGATGTAAATAACTATTGTTGCTGTTTGgatacagaagcaaaagctgaaaCCCTCCAGGAGCCCAATAAAGCAGTGCAGAGATCAGAGTATCATCTTTGGGAAggtcaaaaggaaaatttagaGAAGAGAGCCTTTGTCTCAAATGATTTATCAAAAGTAGATGGTGGTGATTATACTACACCATCAAAACCTTGGGATGTTAACCAGGATAAGGAAAACTCATTTATACTTGGTGGTGTGTATGGGGAGCTCAAAACATTTAACAGTGATGGAGAATGGGCAGTGGTGCCACCTAGTCACTCAAAAGGGAGCTTATTACAATGTGCAGCTTCTGATGTAGTGACAATAGCTGGTACAGATGTTTTTATGACTCCAGGTAATAGCTTTGCCCCTGGTCATAGGCAATTATGGAGGCCATTTGTATCATTTGAGCAGAATGAGCAATCAAAGAGTGGAGATAATGGATTAAATAAGGGGTTTTCTTTTATCTTCCATGAAGACTTACTGGGAGCTTGTGGTAACTTTCAAGTTGAAGAACCAGGGCTTGAATACTCATTCTCTTCCTTTGACCTGAACAATCCATTTTCACAAGTTCTTCACGTAGAGTGTTCGTTTGAGCCAGAAGGAATTGCATCTTTCAGCCCTAGTTTTAAACCGAAGTCAATTCTGTGCTCTGATTCAGACAGTGAGGTTTTACACCCCAGGATATGTGGTGTTGATCGAACACAGTACAGGGCTATACGGATTTCTCCAAGGACTCACTTTCGCCCAATTTCTGCATCTGAACTTTCTCCAGGTGGTGGAAGTGAGTCAGAATTTGAGTCAGAAAAAGATGAGGGAGGTATTGCTGTCCCTTCTCAAGCAGATGTATTTGAGGATCCACAAGCAGATCTCAAACCTCTggaagaagatgcagaaaaagaagggCATTATTATGGAAAATCAGAGCTTGAATCTGGAAAATTCCTTCCCAGATTAAAAAAGTCTGGAATGGAGAAGAGTGCACAAACATCATTGGATTCTCAAGAAGAGTCGGCTGGGATGTTGCCAGTAGGAAACAAAGATCCCTGTTTAGAATGCAGTATGAAAGAATCTCTAGATGGGAGGGCGATGGAGAGCTCTAAAGTAAACTGCAGAATAGTGGAGCCACGTGAGGAGACTGGCAGGTTTTGCAGTTGTAAAGCAGGGTGCCATTTCCCCACGTACGAGGATAATCCTGTTTCTTCAGGAGAGCTTGAAGAG
- the KIAA0232 gene encoding uncharacterized protein KIAA0232 homolog isoform X2 → MNSGIETLVEELCSRLKDLQSKQEEKIHKKLEGSLSPETDLSPTAKDQVEMYYEAFPPLSEKPVCLQEIMTVWNKSKVCSYSSSSSSSTVPPTSTDTSSPKDCNSESEVTKDRSNKVSATVQERTQQKKSKNEKENKFSNNTVEEKPVLYKKQVRHKSEGKMRPRSWSSGSSEAGSSSSGNQGEYKASMKCIKVRHKTREVRNKKGRNGQSRLSVKSGEKADRKVHSGSSSSSSSGSIKQLCKRGKRPLKEIGRKEAGSSDGKDLYLDSRNEKEYKEEPLWYTEPITEYFVPLSRKSKLETTYRNREDICGVTSEAVEELSESVHGLCISNNNIHKTYLAAGTFIDGHFVEMPAVLNEDIDLAGTSICSQPEDDKYLDDVHLSELTHFYEVDIDQSMLDPGASDTMQGESRILNMIRQKSKEKTDFEAECCIVLDGMELQGESAIWTDSTSSVGAEGWFLQDLSNLAQFWECCSSSSSGDADGESFGGDSPIRFSPVLDSTMLNSHMLAGNQELFSDINEGSGINSCFSVFEVQCSNSVLPFSFETLNLGNENADSSSTANILGKTQSRLLIWTKNSAFDENEHCSNLSTRTCSPWSHSEETRSDNETLNIPYEESTQFNAEDINYVVPRVSSSYVDEEILDFLPEESCQQQARTLGEMPTLIFKKKSKLESVCGIQLEQKAESKDYETTQGCSESSPHGDGYSSGVIKDIWTNMTDRNSAAMVEIEGIEDELFSTDVNNYCCCLDTEAKAETLQEPNKAVQRSEYHLWEGQKENLEKRAFVSNDLSKVDGGDYTTPSKPWDVNQDKENSFILGGVYGELKTFNSDGEWAVVPPSHSKGSLLQCAASDVVTIAGTDVFMTPGNSFAPGHRQLWRPFVSFEQNEQSKSGDNGLNKGFSFIFHEDLLGACGNFQVEEPGLEYSFSSFDLNNPFSQVLHVECSFEPEGIASFSPSFKPKSILCSDSDSEVLHPRICGVDRTQYRAIRISPRTHFRPISASELSPGGGSESEFESEKDEGGIAVPSQADVFEDPQADLKPLEEDAEKEGHYYGKSELESGKFLPRLKKSGMEKSAQTSLDSQEESAGMLPVGNKDPCLECSMKESLDGRAMESSKVNCRIVEPREETGRFCSCKAGCHFPTYEDNPVSSGELEERMSGSQEKQCWWEKALYSPLFPASQCEECYTNAKGENGVGEFADVKEISNDDEHLLDFNMVSSVYEARCADDINAEAKPNGFRKKIYSSDSSSSEDTASEGGSEWADPCEEELFSRTQL, encoded by the exons ATGAA CTCTGGGATTGAAACGCTAGTGGAGGAGCTTTGCTCCAGGCTGAAAGACCTTCAGAGTAAGCAAG aggAGAAGATTCACAAAAAGTTAGAAGGCTCTTTGTCTCCCGAGACTGATTTATCTCCCACAGCAAAGGATCAAGTAGAAAt gtACTATGAagcatttcctcctctttctgaaAAGCCAGTTTGCCTGCAGGAAATTATGACTGTATGGAATAAATCCAAAGTATGCTCTTACTCTAGCTCCTCATCTTCGTCCACTGTTCCACCAACTAGCACAGATACATCTTCTCCAAAGGACTGCAACAGTGAAAGTGAAGTAACTAAAGACAGAAGTAATAAAGTATCTGCCACTGTACAGGAAAGAACccagcagaagaaaagtaaaaatgagaaagaaaacaagtttagtAACAACACTGTTGAAGAGAAGCCTGTTTTATACAAAAAGCAAGTCCGACATAAGTCTGAGGGAAAGATGCGTCCTCGCTCTTGGTCATCTGGATCCAGTGAGGCTGGCTCAAGTTCTAGTGGTAATCAAGGTGAATACAAGGCATCAATGAAGTGTATTAAAGTAAGACACAAAACAAGAGAGGTTCGAAATAAAAAAGGGCGTAATGGGCAAAGCAGGCTTTCAGTGAAATCTGGTGAAAAGGCTGATAGAAAAGTCCACAGCGGAAGCAGTAGCAGCAGTAGCAGCGGGTCCATCAAACAGCTGTGCAAAAGAGGTAAAAGGCCATTAAAAGaaattggaagaaaagaagCTGGTAGTAGCGATGGGAAAGATTTGTATTTagacagcagaaatgaaaaggaatataaagaaGAACCCTTGTGGTATACTGAGCCGATTACAGAGTACTTTGTTCCTCTtagcagaaaaagcaagctGGAGACTACATACCGCAACAGAGAAGATATATGTGGCGTAACATCAGAGGCTGTAGAAGAGTTGTCTGAATCAGTGCATGGTCTTTGTATTAGCAACAATAATATTCATAAAACATACCTCGCAGCAGGTACTTTCATCGATGGTCACTTTGTAGAAATGCCTGCAGTTCTAAATGAGGATATTGACCTCGCTGGGACCTCAATATGTTCTCAACCAGAGGACGACAAATATTTAGATGATGTTCATCTGTCAGAACTAACACACTTCTATGAAGTGGATATTGATCAATCCATGTTGGATCCTGGTGCCTCAGATACGATGCAAGGGGAGAGTCGGATTTTAAATATGATTCGAcaaaagagtaaagaaaaaactgATTTTGAGGCAGAATGTTGCATAGTGTTAGATGGAATGGAGTTGCAAGGGGAAAGTGCAATATGGACAGATTCGACCAGCTCTGTTGGTGCTGAAGGGTGGTTCTTGCAAGACCTTAGTAATTTAGCTCAGTTTTGGGAGTGCTGTTCATCTTCTAGTTCTGGTGATGCAGATGGGGAAAGTTTTGGAGGAGATTCTCCAATCAGATTCTCCCCCGTCTTAGACAGCACAATGCTTAATTCACACATGCTTGCTGGCAATCAAGAGCTCTTTTCAGATATTAATGAAGGGTCTGGTATAAActcttgtttttcagtgtttgaagtGCAATGCAGTAACTCTgttttaccattttcttttgaaacactCAACTtgggaaatgaaaatgcagattCTAGTAGCACTGCTAATATTCTTGGGAAAACACAGTCTAGATTGCTAATATGGACCAAAAATAGTGCCTTTGATGAAAATGAACACTGTTCCAATCTTTCAACAAGAACCTGTAGTCCATGGTCACACTCGGAAGAAACACGTTCAGACAATGAGACTTTAAATATTCCATATGAAGAATCCACGCAATTTAATGCAGAAGATATTAATTATGTAGTTCCTAGAGTGTCTTCGAGTTATGTAGATGAAGAAATTCTAGATTTTTTGCCAGAAGAATCCTGCCAGCAACAAGCTAGAACTTTAGGAGAAATGCCCactttgattttcaaaaaaaaatctaagctaGAATCTGTCTGTGGTATTCAGCtagaacaaaaagcagaaagtaaaGACTATGAAACTACACAAGGGTGTAGTGAAAGCAGTCCACATGGAGATGGCTACAGCTCAGGGGTTATTAAAGATATTTGGACAAATATGACAGACAGAAATTCTGCAGCAATGGTAGAAATAGAAGGAATAGAAGATGAATTGTTTTCAACTGATGTAAATAACTATTGTTGCTGTTTGgatacagaagcaaaagctgaaaCCCTCCAGGAGCCCAATAAAGCAGTGCAGAGATCAGAGTATCATCTTTGGGAAggtcaaaaggaaaatttagaGAAGAGAGCCTTTGTCTCAAATGATTTATCAAAAGTAGATGGTGGTGATTATACTACACCATCAAAACCTTGGGATGTTAACCAGGATAAGGAAAACTCATTTATACTTGGTGGTGTGTATGGGGAGCTCAAAACATTTAACAGTGATGGAGAATGGGCAGTGGTGCCACCTAGTCACTCAAAAGGGAGCTTATTACAATGTGCAGCTTCTGATGTAGTGACAATAGCTGGTACAGATGTTTTTATGACTCCAGGTAATAGCTTTGCCCCTGGTCATAGGCAATTATGGAGGCCATTTGTATCATTTGAGCAGAATGAGCAATCAAAGAGTGGAGATAATGGATTAAATAAGGGGTTTTCTTTTATCTTCCATGAAGACTTACTGGGAGCTTGTGGTAACTTTCAAGTTGAAGAACCAGGGCTTGAATACTCATTCTCTTCCTTTGACCTGAACAATCCATTTTCACAAGTTCTTCACGTAGAGTGTTCGTTTGAGCCAGAAGGAATTGCATCTTTCAGCCCTAGTTTTAAACCGAAGTCAATTCTGTGCTCTGATTCAGACAGTGAGGTTTTACACCCCAGGATATGTGGTGTTGATCGAACACAGTACAGGGCTATACGGATTTCTCCAAGGACTCACTTTCGCCCAATTTCTGCATCTGAACTTTCTCCAGGTGGTGGAAGTGAGTCAGAATTTGAGTCAGAAAAAGATGAGGGAGGTATTGCTGTCCCTTCTCAAGCAGATGTATTTGAGGATCCACAAGCAGATCTCAAACCTCTggaagaagatgcagaaaaagaagggCATTATTATGGAAAATCAGAGCTTGAATCTGGAAAATTCCTTCCCAGATTAAAAAAGTCTGGAATGGAGAAGAGTGCACAAACATCATTGGATTCTCAAGAAGAGTCGGCTGGGATGTTGCCAGTAGGAAACAAAGATCCCTGTTTAGAATGCAGTATGAAAGAATCTCTAGATGGGAGGGCGATGGAGAGCTCTAAAGTAAACTGCAGAATAGTGGAGCCACGTGAGGAGACTGGCAGGTTTTGCAGTTGTAAAGCAGGGTGCCATTTCCCCACGTACGAGGATAATCCTGTTTCTTCAGGAGAGCTTGAAGAG